In Candidatus Defluviilinea proxima, a single genomic region encodes these proteins:
- a CDS encoding flap endonuclease: MKIHLVDGTYELFRAHFGAPPKKAPDGLEIGATLGMIRSMMLLLSDPEVTHVAVAFDHVIESFRNKLYPGYKSSEGVDPVILNQFGLAEKMVSALGLVIWPQVKFEADDAIATAVAKFKKLKSVEQIVICSVDKDLTQMVDGDRVICWDRRREILLDEKGVVEKFGVSPESIPDYLALVGDSADGYPGIQGWGEKSTSAVLAKFKHIESIPKDPKKIPLSLGRATTLLENLQTNYENALLFRELSTLRTDVPLKETLNDLKWQGAHPRLKKLCEEVGESRIPERVTKWK; encoded by the coding sequence ATGAAAATCCACCTCGTTGACGGGACATACGAATTATTTCGTGCTCACTTTGGTGCACCACCGAAGAAAGCTCCAGATGGATTGGAGATCGGCGCCACGCTTGGAATGATCCGCAGTATGATGTTGCTCCTTTCTGACCCCGAGGTTACTCATGTAGCGGTCGCTTTCGACCATGTGATTGAGTCGTTTCGCAATAAGCTTTATCCTGGCTATAAATCGAGCGAAGGCGTTGACCCGGTCATCTTGAATCAATTTGGATTAGCCGAAAAGATGGTATCCGCTTTGGGATTGGTGATCTGGCCTCAGGTCAAGTTTGAAGCGGACGATGCGATTGCAACGGCAGTGGCGAAGTTTAAGAAACTGAAATCCGTTGAGCAGATCGTCATTTGTTCCGTCGATAAAGATTTGACTCAAATGGTGGACGGTGACCGAGTCATTTGTTGGGATCGGCGCAGGGAAATCCTGTTGGATGAAAAAGGTGTGGTTGAGAAATTTGGTGTGAGTCCCGAATCTATTCCTGATTATCTCGCCCTTGTCGGTGATTCAGCAGATGGCTACCCAGGGATTCAAGGTTGGGGTGAAAAATCCACTTCGGCGGTGTTGGCGAAATTCAAACACATTGAGTCCATTCCCAAAGACCCGAAGAAGATCCCCCTGAGTTTGGGGCGTGCAACGACTTTACTTGAGAACCTACAGACGAACTATGAGAATGCCTTGCTATTCCGAGAGTTGTCAACACTGCGGACAGACGTCCCGTTGAAAGAGACGCTCAACGATCTGAAGTGGCAGGGAGCGCATCCGCGCTTGAAGAAGTTATGTGAAGAAGTGGGGGAGAGTCGAATCCCTGAGCGGGTAACGAAGTGGAAGTAG
- a CDS encoding IS5 family transposase, whose product MMTKSNQEYPTNLNDTEWKQIAPYLPRAKRKGRPREIPWRAIMNGIFYIVKNGCVWRDLPHEFPAWQTVYYYFRQFGKNRMWEKLNTIIRERVRIQAGRSPQASAMILDSQSIKSAEGGEKIGFDGGKLIKGRKRNVITDTMGLVVLAKVTAADVQDVYAGEETLVKLKKRKSLRARLQKIFADGGYRGHLVDWVKMNFKLRSPSS is encoded by the coding sequence ATGATGACCAAATCAAACCAAGAATACCCGACTAACCTGAATGATACCGAATGGAAGCAAATTGCGCCATACTTGCCCAGAGCAAAGCGCAAAGGCAGACCACGAGAAATACCTTGGCGAGCGATTATGAATGGCATCTTTTACATTGTCAAAAATGGTTGTGTTTGGCGAGATTTACCACATGAGTTTCCTGCTTGGCAAACAGTCTATTATTATTTTAGACAGTTTGGGAAGAACCGCATGTGGGAAAAGCTTAATACGATCATTCGAGAGCGCGTTCGAATTCAAGCAGGGCGTAGTCCACAAGCGAGTGCAATGATTCTGGATAGTCAAAGCATAAAAAGTGCAGAAGGTGGTGAAAAAATTGGTTTTGATGGTGGCAAACTGATAAAAGGACGAAAAAGAAATGTGATTACAGATACGATGGGGCTCGTAGTTCTGGCCAAAGTCACTGCCGCTGATGTACAAGATGTTTATGCTGGCGAAGAAACTCTGGTGAAATTGAAAAAGAGGAAGTCTCTCAGAGCGCGTTTGCAAAAAATCTTTGCTGATGGTGGTTATCGTGGGCACCTCGTTGATTGGGTCAAAATGAACTTCAAGCTGAGATCACCTTCATCTTGA
- a CDS encoding YcaQ family DNA glycosylase, with the protein MLNIDIQTARHFILGKQGIWPGRRWRGLKGTEQAMRAMEYLQLDPLQIIARSQDISLYSRVIGYKPETWEDVTYKQRKFFDWGGWLAARPMEELPYWRTVMHRERDGVAGDSRLRQMAKEHAKAIIEVRAILKDRGTVSNREFEAADRKKTQSYRGRKDSALALYYLWRTGEVMMHHRERFERVYALTENVAPIDLVYEKTQEEVDRFLVKKEICFGGITRIQRTGDSYGRGEPDRAAKRLLEKMLADGEIVEVKVEGWKTMQYAVSEDIKLISDLSAGRIPKAWKPLDTTTVEEAVFLAPLDHVSARGRAKELFGFDYVWEVYKPEHQRKFGYYVLPVLWGDRLVARFDSKLDRTTNTFIILGLWLEDKALGKDEVFAEALARGFARFVNFLGADSLNAKAIPQPLLRRFAGKYIP; encoded by the coding sequence ATGTTGAACATTGACATTCAAACTGCTCGTCATTTTATCCTTGGTAAACAAGGCATATGGCCTGGGCGACGCTGGCGTGGTTTGAAAGGCACCGAGCAAGCCATGCGTGCCATGGAATATTTACAGCTTGACCCGTTACAGATCATCGCGCGCAGTCAGGATATTTCATTGTACAGTCGCGTCATCGGATATAAGCCTGAAACATGGGAAGATGTGACATACAAACAACGTAAGTTCTTTGATTGGGGTGGTTGGTTAGCCGCCCGCCCAATGGAGGAGTTACCGTATTGGCGCACAGTGATGCATCGTGAGCGGGATGGTGTAGCTGGTGACTCACGTCTTCGACAGATGGCAAAGGAACATGCAAAAGCCATCATCGAAGTACGTGCTATTTTGAAAGACCGTGGAACTGTGAGCAACCGTGAATTTGAAGCGGCAGACCGCAAAAAGACGCAGAGTTATCGTGGGCGTAAGGACAGTGCATTAGCTTTGTATTATTTGTGGCGTACTGGCGAAGTGATGATGCATCACCGGGAACGCTTCGAGCGAGTGTATGCGCTGACGGAAAATGTTGCACCCATTGATCTGGTGTACGAAAAGACGCAAGAAGAGGTGGATCGTTTTCTGGTTAAAAAAGAAATTTGTTTTGGCGGTATCACACGCATTCAGCGCACAGGTGACTCCTATGGGCGCGGCGAACCGGACCGAGCGGCCAAAAGGCTACTCGAGAAGATGTTGGCAGATGGAGAGATCGTCGAAGTAAAAGTAGAGGGGTGGAAGACGATGCAGTATGCAGTAAGTGAAGACATCAAGCTCATATCCGATCTGAGTGCAGGCCGTATTCCGAAGGCTTGGAAGCCGTTGGATACAACCACCGTTGAAGAAGCTGTTTTTCTTGCTCCGTTGGATCATGTCAGTGCTCGTGGGCGCGCAAAGGAGCTATTTGGGTTTGATTATGTGTGGGAAGTGTACAAGCCAGAACATCAACGTAAGTTTGGTTATTACGTTCTACCGGTTTTATGGGGTGATCGCCTCGTTGCCCGTTTTGACAGCAAACTCGACCGCACAACAAACACCTTCATCATTCTGGGCTTGTGGTTGGAGGATAAAGCCCTCGGAAAAGATGAAGTATTTGCAGAAGCCTTGGCTCGTGGATTTGCGCGCTTCGTAAACTTCCTGGGCGCGGACTCGTTGAATGCGAAAGCGATTCCACAACCATTGTTGCGTCGGTTTGCAGGGAAATATATTCCCTAA
- a CDS encoding helix-turn-helix transcriptional regulator, with protein MIVDLGTQLSDSPFVQTVYRARSVGGGSFLSTAASNWEMVITKQKGRVTLSIRGPETKVSPAPIPEDAEFLGVIFKHGAFMPSLPVSRFVDKEIHLPETVKNSFQLFGDTWEFPTFDNIDTFVDKLTREDLLTHDPVVEDVLRGKTQDLSLRSVQRRFLQVTGLSYKTIQQIERAKQAASLLQSGVPISDTTYQTGYFDQAHLTNSLRRYYGQTPTQIIQSANSA; from the coding sequence ATGATCGTTGATCTCGGCACTCAATTATCCGATTCCCCTTTTGTACAAACTGTTTATCGAGCGCGCAGTGTAGGTGGCGGCTCGTTCTTGTCGACGGCTGCTAGCAACTGGGAGATGGTGATTACGAAACAGAAGGGGAGAGTCACTTTGAGCATTCGCGGACCTGAAACAAAAGTTTCACCTGCGCCGATCCCCGAGGATGCCGAATTCCTGGGTGTCATTTTCAAACACGGTGCCTTCATGCCTTCACTCCCGGTCAGTAGATTCGTGGATAAAGAAATTCATTTGCCTGAAACCGTAAAGAACTCTTTTCAGTTGTTTGGTGATACATGGGAATTTCCCACTTTTGACAATATAGATACGTTTGTGGATAAATTAACACGGGAAGATCTTCTCACTCACGACCCGGTGGTGGAAGACGTACTGCGCGGCAAAACACAGGACCTTTCGCTGCGTTCTGTCCAAAGACGTTTTCTTCAGGTGACAGGTTTGTCTTATAAGACCATTCAGCAGATCGAACGGGCCAAACAGGCGGCCTCACTTTTACAAAGCGGTGTTCCAATTTCAGATACCACTTATCAAACCGGGTATTTCGATCAGGCACATCTGACCAATTCCCTCAGGCGATATTATGGGCAAACGCCAACGCAGATCATCCAATCTGCGAATTCCGCTTGA
- a CDS encoding MFS transporter, protein MKTFYQILGNTLLANVTNMTVWFAMIFFIYLETKSVTATSVVSGIYLVAVAVSGIWFGSLVDHNKKKNVMILSGFVSLFIYVIGFVMYLNVPAETWKNPTSPTLWVFVPLLLLGVIAGNLRGIALPTLVTILIPEDSRDKANGLVGTTTGVIFLITSAVSGFLVAHSGMYLVLILAMVVMTLSIVHLFFTDIPEKEIVHLEGQPPKVDLRGTFAVVIAIPGLIALIFFSTFNNFLGGVFMGLMDAYGLSLVSVQVWGVLWAVLSCGFIVGGLLIAKFGLGKNPIFAMFAANIVIWIISSVFTIQPSIVLLCIGMFIYISVVPFIEAAEHTVIQKVVPLERQGRVFGFAQSVEMSASPLTTFMIGPVTELFFIPFMTVGAGVELIGSWFGTGADRGIALVFTVTGIIGLIVTLIAMNTKYYGLLSKRYMEENEVAVLPEGEPA, encoded by the coding sequence GTGAAAACCTTTTATCAAATACTCGGTAATACCCTCCTCGCCAACGTCACCAACATGACCGTCTGGTTTGCGATGATCTTCTTTATCTATCTTGAAACAAAATCCGTCACAGCGACCTCTGTTGTTTCGGGCATTTATCTCGTTGCTGTTGCTGTCTCGGGCATCTGGTTCGGCAGTCTTGTTGACCATAACAAGAAAAAGAACGTCATGATCCTTTCGGGCTTTGTTTCACTCTTCATTTATGTGATTGGATTTGTGATGTACCTGAACGTCCCCGCCGAAACATGGAAAAATCCCACTAGCCCTACACTCTGGGTCTTCGTCCCACTTCTGCTTCTCGGCGTGATCGCAGGCAACCTGCGTGGCATCGCACTGCCAACATTGGTCACGATCCTCATCCCCGAAGATTCTCGTGACAAGGCAAATGGTCTCGTTGGCACAACAACGGGCGTCATCTTCCTCATCACATCCGCCGTCAGTGGATTCCTTGTCGCACATTCGGGCATGTACCTCGTTTTGATCCTTGCAATGGTTGTGATGACTCTTTCGATCGTACATCTTTTCTTCACGGACATTCCAGAAAAGGAGATCGTCCATCTCGAAGGTCAACCTCCCAAAGTGGATTTGCGTGGCACGTTCGCTGTAGTCATCGCCATCCCTGGCTTGATCGCGTTGATCTTCTTCAGCACCTTCAATAACTTTTTGGGCGGCGTCTTCATGGGCTTGATGGACGCCTACGGACTGTCGCTGGTTTCGGTTCAGGTGTGGGGCGTGCTGTGGGCAGTCCTCAGTTGCGGCTTTATCGTCGGCGGCCTCCTCATCGCAAAATTCGGTTTGGGCAAAAACCCCATCTTCGCCATGTTTGCCGCCAACATCGTTATTTGGATTATCTCCAGCGTTTTCACCATCCAGCCGTCCATCGTGTTGCTGTGCATCGGCATGTTCATTTACATCAGCGTTGTTCCATTTATTGAAGCGGCGGAACATACCGTCATCCAGAAAGTTGTCCCGCTCGAAAGGCAGGGACGTGTCTTCGGCTTTGCCCAAAGCGTGGAAATGTCCGCCTCGCCTCTGACGACCTTTATGATTGGTCCTGTTACCGAATTGTTTTTCATCCCCTTTATGACCGTCGGTGCAGGCGTTGAACTGATCGGCAGTTGGTTCGGCACGGGAGCGGATCGTGGTATTGCCCTCGTCTTTACGGTAACAGGTATCATTGGCTTGATCGTCACATTGATCGCGATGAACACGAAATACTACGGCTTGCTCTCGAAGCGCTACATGGAAGAAAACGAAGTTGCAGTATTACCCGAAGGGGAACCTGCATGA
- a CDS encoding DUF1801 domain-containing protein: MTKDSQSKSDLPKIGAPATRALEAAGYTTLKQLTKVTEAEIAQLHGMGPKALGILRDTLKAQGLSFKHGQAGEKPNKNGSLVNRTDKVNEFLENLSHPLKAEVEAVRSIIKGVNKDINEEIKWKAPSFNYKGEYLVTFNLRDEKRIHLVFHNPQISKIKSKLLEGDYKDRRMAYFEDIKDVKAKKPTLEKALKDLIKLQK; the protein is encoded by the coding sequence ATGACGAAAGATTCTCAAAGTAAAAGTGATCTTCCCAAGATCGGCGCTCCTGCCACACGTGCCTTGGAAGCAGCGGGATACACCACTCTAAAGCAGTTGACCAAAGTCACAGAAGCGGAGATTGCTCAGTTACATGGAATGGGACCCAAAGCGCTTGGCATTCTACGTGATACATTGAAGGCCCAGGGCTTGTCCTTCAAACATGGGCAAGCAGGGGAGAAGCCGAACAAGAACGGCTCACTCGTCAACCGCACTGACAAGGTGAATGAATTTCTCGAGAATCTCAGTCACCCGCTCAAGGCGGAAGTGGAGGCGGTGCGGTCCATTATCAAAGGTGTGAATAAAGACATCAATGAAGAAATTAAATGGAAAGCTCCATCCTTCAATTACAAAGGCGAATATCTTGTGACGTTTAATCTCCGAGATGAAAAGCGCATTCATCTTGTGTTCCATAATCCACAGATTTCGAAAATCAAGAGCAAATTGTTGGAAGGGGATTATAAAGATAGACGTATGGCTTATTTTGAGGATATAAAGGATGTGAAGGCAAAGAAACCAACGCTGGAAAAAGCCTTGAAAGATTTGATCAAGTTACAAAAATAG
- a CDS encoding DUF1801 domain-containing protein, with protein MALTPSQEIDKFIKELTDWRGKWIAKFRELILKTAPEVTEEWKWGVPVWVYKDNVVASGVFKDHIKLNFFKGASLPDPKGLFNAGLEAKATRAIDIGENDKIDEKALKELIRAAVDFNMAEKKKK; from the coding sequence ATGGCACTGACTCCCTCACAAGAGATCGACAAATTTATCAAGGAACTCACAGATTGGCGCGGAAAGTGGATTGCTAAATTCCGTGAACTGATTTTGAAAACCGCGCCTGAAGTCACTGAAGAATGGAAATGGGGTGTCCCCGTGTGGGTATATAAAGACAATGTAGTTGCCAGCGGAGTTTTCAAAGACCACATCAAGTTGAATTTTTTCAAAGGTGCTTCTTTACCAGACCCGAAAGGTCTCTTCAATGCTGGCCTTGAAGCAAAAGCTACACGCGCAATCGATATTGGCGAGAACGATAAGATTGATGAAAAGGCACTCAAAGAATTAATCCGTGCGGCTGTGGATTTTAATATGGCGGAAAAAAAGAAGAAATGA
- a CDS encoding dihydrofolate reductase has protein sequence MRKIIVHEFITLDGVIQAPGSPTEDTDGGFTHGGWTLPYWHDEIGAHFGQIFADADTLLLGRKTWQTHGEAFEPDPANDPFSGFKKHVVSTTLKSADAWRDSTVISGNVIDEIRKLKSQPGKNIIMDGSSVLMHALIENDLVDEYALHVYPLVLGTGKRLFPDGKRVNLKLIESSTLPTGVVYQRFQTEMK, from the coding sequence ATGAGAAAGATTATTGTTCACGAGTTCATTACTTTGGATGGTGTCATTCAGGCGCCTGGCAGTCCGACTGAGGATACCGACGGTGGCTTCACCCACGGCGGTTGGACGCTTCCTTACTGGCACGATGAGATTGGTGCCCACTTTGGTCAGATCTTTGCTGATGCCGATACGTTGTTGCTCGGTCGAAAGACATGGCAGACTCACGGCGAAGCGTTTGAGCCTGATCCCGCCAACGATCCGTTCAGTGGATTCAAAAAGCATGTTGTTTCCACCACGTTAAAATCAGCAGATGCCTGGCGGGATTCGACCGTTATCAGCGGAAATGTGATCGATGAGATTCGCAAACTAAAGAGCCAGCCTGGCAAGAACATCATCATGGATGGCAGTAGTGTCCTGATGCACGCTCTGATAGAGAATGACCTCGTGGATGAATATGCCCTGCATGTGTATCCGCTCGTGCTTGGAACTGGCAAGCGACTCTTCCCTGATGGGAAACGTGTGAATTTGAAACTAATCGAATCGTCCACACTTCCAACGGGAGTTGTGTATCAGCGTTTTCAGACTGAGATGAAATAA
- a CDS encoding dihydrofolate reductase, protein MSKVVLDMSMSLDGFIAGANVSKEYPMGVNGENLHTWLFSTPKDKVDADVEREMFAKTGAVILGNRTFEVGVDLWGDVPFPVPSFVLTHKKREPLIKKSGTFTFVTDGIESALRQAQAVTGDKDIRLMGADIAQQFLSAGLIDEIQINHVPILLGDGVRLFENLGIKSSQLEKDRVLDSPHATHIHYRVLK, encoded by the coding sequence ATGAGCAAAGTCGTTTTAGATATGTCCATGTCACTGGACGGTTTTATCGCAGGTGCGAATGTGAGTAAAGAATATCCCATGGGCGTGAACGGCGAGAACCTTCATACCTGGCTATTCAGCACACCTAAAGATAAAGTGGACGCTGACGTGGAACGCGAGATGTTCGCGAAAACGGGAGCAGTGATACTGGGGAATCGCACATTCGAAGTCGGTGTGGATCTGTGGGGAGATGTTCCTTTTCCTGTGCCATCTTTTGTGCTTACCCACAAGAAGCGCGAACCGTTAATAAAGAAGAGCGGAACCTTTACTTTTGTAACCGACGGCATCGAAAGTGCACTTCGACAGGCTCAAGCAGTTACAGGTGATAAAGACATCCGTTTAATGGGAGCTGATATTGCTCAACAATTTCTCAGCGCAGGTCTGATCGACGAAATACAAATTAACCATGTGCCGATCCTCCTCGGTGATGGTGTGCGCTTATTTGAAAATTTGGGCATAAAAAGTAGTCAGCTAGAAAAAGACAGGGTTCTTGACTCTCCACATGCCACCCATATTCACTATCGCGTCTTAAAGTAG
- a CDS encoding transposase — protein sequence MGQNELQAEITFILKVGNQKGFQVLPKRWVIERTNAWITRNRRMARDYERLVQSSESFIYILMIRLGLRRLAKFKIY from the coding sequence TTGGGTCAAAATGAACTTCAAGCTGAGATCACCTTCATCTTGAAGGTAGGCAACCAAAAAGGATTTCAAGTTCTACCCAAACGCTGGGTCATTGAACGAACTAATGCTTGGATCACGCGCAATCGTCGTATGGCTAGAGACTATGAGCGCTTGGTGCAATCCAGTGAGTCTTTTATTTATATCTTGATGATCCGGCTTGGGCTACGACGTCTTGCTAAATTTAAGATTTATTAA